A stretch of DNA from Campylobacter gracilis:
CAGGCGTAATATAGTCCATCTTGGTTTGGATGCCGCGGCGCAAATTTAAAAGGCTGATGAGATTGCCCAAAAACTCGCTCGGGGTAATGATGGTCGCCCTGACGTAGGGCTCCTCGATGCGCTCGATGAAATTCGGCGCGGGAAGCTCGCTGGGGCTGTGTATCCGCACGCACGAGCCGTCCGTGAGATACACGGCGTATGTGACGGTCGGCGCCGTGGCGATGAGATCGAGATCAAACTCGCGCTCGAGCCGCTCTTTTACGACCTCCATATGAAGTAGCCCCAAAAACCCGACGCGAAAGCCAAATCCTAGCGCGAGCGACGTCTCGGGCTCATAGCTAAGCGAACTGTCGTTTAGGCTGAGCTTATCCAAAGCGTCGCGCAGATCTTCAAATTTATCGGTTTGCACGGGATAGATGCCCGCGAACACGAAGGGCTTGGCCTTCTCAAAGCCGCCCACGGGCGCGGCGGCACGTTTTTTAAAAAGCGTGATCGTATCGCCCACCTGCACATCGGCAACGTTTTTTAGCCCCATTACTACGATACCCACTTCGCCGCTGCTAAGCTCGCGGGTTTTTGTGGGCGCGAGCGGGTTGGGATACATCAGATCGAGCACCTCGTGGCGGTTCTCGCTACCCATGATATAGACCTCGTCGCCCTTTTTCAGCACGCCGTCGTAGAGCCTCGCGAGCGCGAGCGCGCCTAGGTAGTTATCGAACCAGCTGTCGTAGATGAGCGCTTTAAGCGGCGCGTCGTCGTCCGTTTTGGGTGCGGGGATGCGAATGATTATCGCCTCTAAAAGCTCCTTGATGCCCACGCCCGTTTTGGCGCTGACCTCGATCGCGCTGCTGCAATCAAGCCCGATGACGTGCTCGATCTCATCTTTTACGCGCTGCGGATCGGCGGCGGGCAGATCGATTTTGTTAAGCACGGGGATGATCTCGAGGTTGTGCTGCAGCGCGATATAGACGTTTGCGATGGTCTGCGCCTGCACGCCCTGGCTCGCATCCACGACGAGGATCGCTCCCTCACAGCTAGCCAGCGAGCGCGAGACCTCGTAGCTAAAATCCACATGGCCCGGGGTGTCGATCAAATTTAAAACGTATTTCTCGCCGCCAAGCTCGTACTCGAGCCGCACGGACTGCGCCTTGATCGTGATGCCCCGCTCCTTTTCGATATCCATCGTATCCATGATCTGGCTGCTCATCTGGCGCGCCTCGACGGCGTTGCACTCGCTAATCAGGCGGTCTGCGAGCGTGGATTTGCCGTGGTCGATATGCGCGATGATGCTGAAATTTCTGATATTTTTTGTTTTCAAGTGGCTTTCCCTGATGAAATTTTAAGCCACATTGTGCCGAAATTTCATTTAAAAACGGGTAAATGAACAAATGGAATTTATGAAGCGGTTTTATACAACAGATCTAGGCGGATTGGAATTTTACGAAACGAAATTTTAAAGGATAAGGCGGAATACGAGCGGCTTTGAGTGATAGAATTTTAGTTTTATCGGCGGTGCGTTTTGCCGCGATAGAATTTTAGGATGAGAGTTGGAAGCAGATTTTACTAATTGAATTTTGGGGCTGCATTGAAATGTAGGATTTTAAAAGATCCGCTACTAATAAAACCAAAATTCCGCCCATAAAAAAGGCTAGCCGAGAGGCTAGCCTTTGTGCTACGAGCTTACGCAGATACTACCAATCGGTCTTTTGGTTGTAGATATCGCGGACATCTC
This window harbors:
- the lepA gene encoding translation elongation factor 4, which translates into the protein MKTKNIRNFSIIAHIDHGKSTLADRLISECNAVEARQMSSQIMDTMDIEKERGITIKAQSVRLEYELGGEKYVLNLIDTPGHVDFSYEVSRSLASCEGAILVVDASQGVQAQTIANVYIALQHNLEIIPVLNKIDLPAADPQRVKDEIEHVIGLDCSSAIEVSAKTGVGIKELLEAIIIRIPAPKTDDDAPLKALIYDSWFDNYLGALALARLYDGVLKKGDEVYIMGSENRHEVLDLMYPNPLAPTKTRELSSGEVGIVVMGLKNVADVQVGDTITLFKKRAAAPVGGFEKAKPFVFAGIYPVQTDKFEDLRDALDKLSLNDSSLSYEPETSLALGFGFRVGFLGLLHMEVVKERLEREFDLDLIATAPTVTYAVYLTDGSCVRIHSPSELPAPNFIERIEEPYVRATIITPSEFLGNLISLLNLRRGIQTKMDYITPERVLLEYDVPTNEIIMDFYDKLKSCTKGYASFDYEPIDYRRGDLVKLDIRVAGEAVDALSIIVPASKAESKGRDLVKAMKEIVPRQLFEVAIQASIGNKIIARENVRAMGKNVTAKCYGGDITRKRKLLEKQKEGKKRMKAIGKVNLPSEAFLSVLKID